From Kangiella sp. TOML190, one genomic window encodes:
- the nuoF gene encoding NADH-quinone oxidoreductase subunit NuoF, which translates to MANEVCFRTLHLNQPWTLDTYQSAGGYQVWKKILQEKTPPEEIIEELKLSCLRGRGGAGFPTGLKWSFMPRHLDGQKYVVCNSDEGEPGTFKDRDILRYNPHQLIEGMAIGGYVMGATVGYNYMRGEFYEPIERFEQALEEAYAAGLLGKDILGSGVDFDLYSHIGAGAYICGEETALIESLEGKKGQPRFKPPFPANYGVFGKPTNVNNTESFTSVPVILDKGGQWFLDLGIPNNGGTKLFSISGHVNKPGNYEIGLGTPFAELLEMAGGMKDGKKLKAVIPGGSSAPILPAKTMMKLTMDYDAIGKAGSMLGSGAVMVFDEDTDMVKVLARIAHFYYEESCGQCTPCREGTGWMSRVIHRIAEGKGRLDDLDKLDEIAGNIMGRTICALGDAAAMPVQSFIKHFRSEFEAKIPEITAKSIKKAS; encoded by the coding sequence ATGGCAAACGAAGTTTGTTTTAGAACGCTACATTTGAATCAACCTTGGACGCTGGATACTTACCAGTCGGCAGGCGGTTATCAAGTGTGGAAAAAAATCCTACAAGAAAAAACGCCGCCCGAAGAAATTATTGAAGAGTTAAAACTGTCTTGTTTGCGCGGGCGCGGCGGGGCAGGCTTCCCGACTGGTTTAAAGTGGAGTTTTATGCCGCGTCATTTGGATGGCCAAAAGTATGTAGTCTGTAATTCTGACGAAGGCGAGCCAGGGACTTTTAAAGATCGCGATATTTTGCGCTATAACCCGCATCAGTTAATCGAAGGCATGGCCATTGGCGGCTATGTGATGGGCGCAACCGTTGGTTATAACTATATGCGCGGCGAGTTTTATGAACCGATTGAGCGCTTCGAGCAAGCGCTTGAAGAAGCTTACGCTGCCGGTTTGTTAGGCAAGGATATTTTAGGTTCGGGAGTCGATTTTGATCTCTACAGCCATATTGGTGCTGGGGCTTATATTTGCGGCGAAGAAACCGCGCTTATCGAATCGCTTGAAGGTAAAAAAGGGCAGCCACGATTTAAACCACCGTTTCCAGCCAATTATGGTGTTTTTGGTAAACCCACCAACGTCAACAATACGGAAAGTTTTACTTCGGTGCCGGTGATTTTGGACAAAGGTGGCCAGTGGTTTTTAGATTTGGGTATTCCCAATAATGGCGGCACTAAACTTTTCTCGATTTCGGGGCATGTGAACAAACCCGGTAATTACGAAATTGGCCTAGGCACGCCGTTTGCCGAACTATTGGAAATGGCGGGCGGAATGAAAGACGGTAAAAAGCTTAAAGCGGTGATCCCAGGCGGCTCCAGCGCACCGATTTTACCAGCTAAAACCATGATGAAATTAACCATGGACTATGATGCCATCGGCAAAGCCGGCTCGATGCTCGGCTCTGGCGCAGTGATGGTGTTTGATGAAGATACCGACATGGTGAAGGTTTTGGCACGAATAGCCCATTTTTATTACGAAGAATCTTGCGGCCAATGCACGCCTTGTCGCGAAGGCACTGGCTGGATGTCGCGGGTGATTCATCGGATTGCCGAAGGTAAAGGGCGGCTTGATGATTTAGACAAGCTGGATGAGATCGCCGGCAACATTATGGGCCGTACCA
- the nuoE gene encoding NAD(P)H-dependent oxidoreductase subunit E produces MSKANLPQLLSAPAIDKINSWIEKYPAKRKRAAVIPALSIAQDELGYLARDTMDAVADYLEIPHIAAYEVATFYSMFSLEPRGKHVVSLCTNISCMLAGSDDLKQWFKDELGIAPGETTADGRITLKEVECLAACGGAPMLEVGKQYHENLDVNKLAHLVKELT; encoded by the coding sequence ATGAGCAAAGCGAACTTACCCCAACTTTTATCGGCGCCAGCGATTGACAAGATCAATAGTTGGATCGAAAAGTACCCAGCTAAACGGAAACGGGCAGCTGTCATTCCTGCGCTTTCCATCGCGCAAGATGAGTTAGGGTATTTGGCGCGTGACACCATGGATGCGGTGGCCGATTATTTGGAAATTCCGCACATTGCGGCTTACGAAGTGGCGACTTTTTATTCGATGTTTTCGCTTGAGCCGCGAGGCAAGCATGTGGTATCGCTGTGTACTAATATCTCTTGTATGTTGGCAGGCAGCGACGATTTGAAACAGTGGTTTAAAGATGAGCTGGGCATAGCACCGGGTGAAACGACTGCCGATGGTCGTATTACGCTCAAAGAAGTAGAGTGCCTAGCCGCTTGCGGTGGCGCACCAATGCTCGAGGTGGGCAAGCAGTACCATGAAAACTTGGATGTGAATAAGTTGGCGCATCTGGTGAAAGAATTAACTTAG
- a CDS encoding NADH-quinone oxidoreductase subunit D — MAEIRNYTVNFGPQHPAAHGVLRLILEMDGETVVRADPHIGLLHRATEKLAESKPFNQSIGYMDRLDYVSMMCNEHAYVLAIEKLMGITPPKRAQYIRVMFAEITRILNHLMWLGAHGLDIGAMTVFLYAFRERESLMDAYEAVSGARMHATYFRPGGVYRDLPEKMPQYQVSKFSNQKKVDELNQNRQGSLLDFLWDFTESFPERVDEYETLLTDNRIWKQRTVGVGIVSPDRALQLGLTGPMLRGSGIEWDLRKKQPYEVYPELEFDIPVGSKGDCYDRYLVRVEEMRQSNRIIRQCIEWLRDNPGPVMLDNHKVAPPSREAMKDDMEALIHHFKLFTEGYCVPQGEVYQATEHPKGEFGIYLVSDGANKPYRLKIRAPGFAHLSAMNEMVKGHMLADVVAIIGTQDIVFGEIDR; from the coding sequence ATGGCTGAAATTCGTAACTATACGGTGAATTTTGGCCCGCAACATCCAGCGGCGCATGGTGTCTTGCGCCTGATTTTGGAAATGGATGGTGAAACGGTGGTGCGCGCCGATCCGCACATTGGATTACTCCATCGTGCGACCGAAAAATTAGCCGAGTCAAAACCTTTTAATCAGTCCATTGGCTATATGGACCGGCTCGACTACGTTTCCATGATGTGCAACGAGCACGCTTATGTGCTGGCGATTGAAAAACTGATGGGAATCACGCCGCCCAAGCGTGCCCAGTATATTCGCGTCATGTTCGCCGAAATTACCCGTATTTTAAATCATTTAATGTGGTTGGGAGCGCACGGTTTGGATATTGGCGCTATGACCGTATTTTTATACGCTTTTCGCGAGCGTGAAAGCTTAATGGATGCTTACGAAGCGGTTTCCGGTGCGCGTATGCACGCGACCTATTTTAGACCTGGCGGAGTTTACCGAGATTTGCCAGAAAAAATGCCGCAGTATCAGGTTTCCAAGTTTTCCAACCAGAAAAAAGTGGATGAGCTCAATCAAAATCGCCAAGGCTCTTTACTGGATTTTTTGTGGGATTTTACCGAGAGCTTTCCCGAGCGAGTGGACGAATACGAAACCCTGTTGACCGACAACCGAATTTGGAAACAAAGAACCGTTGGCGTGGGTATTGTTTCGCCGGACAGAGCGCTGCAATTGGGCTTAACTGGGCCCATGTTACGCGGCTCAGGGATTGAATGGGATCTGCGTAAAAAGCAGCCCTATGAAGTCTATCCTGAACTGGAATTTGATATTCCGGTGGGTTCTAAAGGCGATTGCTACGATCGCTATTTGGTGCGGGTCGAAGAGATGCGTCAGTCCAATCGAATTATCCGCCAGTGTATTGAGTGGCTGCGAGACAATCCGGGCCCTGTGATGCTGGATAATCATAAAGTCGCGCCACCGAGTCGCGAGGCGATGAAGGACGATATGGAAGCGTTGATCCATCATTTTAAGTTGTTTACTGAGGGCTATTGCGTGCCGCAAGGCGAAGTCTATCAGGCGACCGAACACCCGAAAGGTGAGTTTGGTATTTACCTGGTGTCCGATGGTGCCAACAAACCTTACCGATTAAAAATTCGTGCGCCTGGTTTTGCCCATTTATCGGCAATGAATGAAATGGTCAAAGGGCATATGCTGGCTGACGTGGTGGCGATTATTGGTACGCAAGATATCGTCTTTGGCGAGATCGATAGGTAG
- a CDS encoding NADH-quinone oxidoreductase subunit C, which produces MAKTLIDRLGEVFGDKLIACEQAFGEVTIEIGKQDLLPVCLQLRDEDCLQFEQLVDLTVVDYLQFGLDEWATDEATGSGFSRGRQDLSQQESQWKRERFAVVYHLLSLVNNQRLRLKCLVNESRPTIDSVIQIWNGVDWFEREAFDLFGILFEGHPDLRRLLTDYGFVGHPFRKDFPLIGKVEMRFDAKQNRCVYEPVSIEPRVLVPKVIRENDETIYVADPQSLKESLKQAQKDGSNG; this is translated from the coding sequence TTGGCTAAAACTTTGATTGACCGATTAGGTGAAGTTTTTGGCGATAAGTTAATTGCTTGCGAGCAGGCTTTTGGCGAAGTGACCATCGAAATTGGCAAGCAGGATCTGCTGCCAGTGTGTTTACAACTACGGGACGAAGACTGTTTACAGTTTGAGCAATTGGTCGATCTGACGGTGGTGGACTATTTGCAGTTTGGACTTGATGAGTGGGCCACTGATGAGGCTACGGGTTCGGGTTTCAGCCGTGGGCGGCAGGATTTGTCGCAACAAGAATCGCAATGGAAGCGCGAGCGTTTTGCGGTGGTTTACCACTTATTATCCCTAGTTAATAACCAGCGTTTGCGACTGAAATGTTTGGTGAATGAGTCGCGACCTACCATCGATTCAGTCATTCAAATCTGGAATGGGGTCGATTGGTTTGAACGGGAAGCCTTTGATTTATTTGGGATTTTATTTGAAGGCCATCCGGATCTGCGCCGTTTGTTAACGGATTATGGCTTTGTTGGACATCCATTTAGAAAAGACTTTCCCTTAATTGGCAAAGTCGAGATGCGCTTTGATGCTAAACAAAATCGCTGCGTTTATGAACCAGTTTCGATTGAGCCAAGAGTGCTAGTACCGAAAGTGATTCGTGAAAATGATGAGACCATCTACGTGGCGGATCCCCAATCTTTGAAAGAGTCGCTAAAGCAAGCCCAAAAGGACGGTAGCAATGGCTGA
- a CDS encoding NADH-quinone oxidoreductase subunit B family protein, with product MGIEDKLNKDGFFTTSVQELFDWARTGSMWPMTFGLACCAVEMMHAGAARYDLDRFGVVFRPSPRQSDVMIVAGTLTNKMAPALRRVYDQMPDPKWVISMGSCANGGGYYHYSYSVVRGCDRIVPVDIYVPGCPPTAEALLYGIIQLQNKIKRSTVISRRPKKTDDKSEVALG from the coding sequence ATGGGCATTGAAGACAAACTCAATAAAGACGGATTTTTTACCACCAGTGTGCAAGAGCTATTCGATTGGGCGCGTACCGGTTCCATGTGGCCGATGACGTTTGGCTTGGCATGTTGTGCGGTGGAAATGATGCATGCTGGCGCGGCACGTTATGACCTGGATCGCTTCGGGGTTGTCTTTCGTCCTAGCCCGCGGCAATCGGACGTGATGATTGTGGCCGGAACCTTGACTAATAAAATGGCCCCAGCGTTACGCCGAGTTTACGATCAGATGCCCGATCCAAAGTGGGTTATTTCTATGGGCTCCTGTGCCAATGGTGGCGGCTACTATCATTACTCCTATTCGGTGGTGCGCGGTTGTGATCGCATCGTGCCAGTGGATATTTATGTGCCAGGCTGTCCGCCAACCGCGGAAGCTTTGCTGTATGGCATTATCCAATTACAAAATAAAATTAAGCGCTCCACGGTGATTTCGCGTCGTCCAAAAAAGACCGATGACAAAAGTGAGGTGGCGCTTGGCTAA
- the ndhC gene encoding NADH-quinone oxidoreductase subunit A, which yields MIAEYAPILVFVLIGLLFGGGLLIFGYFAGPSNPSEDKEKPFECGFDAFEDSRMKFDVRFYLVAILFIIFDLEVTFLFPWAVVFDEIGWFGIAAMGVFILLLLVGFAYEWRKGALDWE from the coding sequence ATGATTGCAGAATATGCACCAATACTGGTTTTCGTTCTGATAGGACTGCTGTTTGGCGGCGGTCTGCTAATCTTTGGTTATTTTGCAGGCCCTTCTAACCCTTCCGAAGATAAAGAAAAGCCTTTTGAATGTGGCTTCGATGCCTTCGAAGATTCGCGCATGAAATTTGACGTGCGGTTTTATTTGGTGGCAATTCTGTTCATTATTTTCGATTTGGAAGTCACGTTTCTCTTCCCTTGGGCTGTGGTATTCGACGAAATCGGTTGGTTTGGTATCGCCGCTATGGGTGTTTTTATCTTGTTGTTATTAGTCGGTTTTGCTTACGAATGGCGCAAGGGCGCTTTGGATTGGGAGTAG
- a CDS encoding HD-GYP domain-containing protein, with protein MSLIAKLFARQKTRKTPLQKQRQGVPVHQEVVKRKISSHELQIGMTVIDLDRPWTDLPFIFQEVTISTEKELDVFRRYCQHVYIDYTSLKLHREQQIANLRQQIRYKMEASSARKVQKSLKKELPKAKKAFDSSKHHIQEVMQQVQKDGHINVEQSKVLVSQCVSSILSNPSAMFWMTKIKDQDEYTAEHCLRVGILAITFGRHLQLSEEELHLLGLCGMLHDVGKMKIPNSILNKQSALTEQEFDIVKEHAVLGYIFLKEHGGIDEVVCTAAYNHHESLVGDGYPRQLDAAYLSVYDKIIAIVDSYDAMTSDRCYRKGMSPEKATAILYKEANHRYDKYLVKEFIKMVGVYPVGSLIKLNNGFYAIVLSVNPDSKLAPVVEIIADENKIPLKRRIAFDLSKQKKYKGQVLKIASSVSDTEIDLEVSNYIEKAVAI; from the coding sequence ATGAGTCTCATCGCAAAGTTATTTGCAAGGCAAAAAACAAGGAAAACGCCACTTCAAAAGCAGCGTCAAGGTGTACCAGTACACCAAGAAGTTGTTAAACGCAAAATCTCCAGCCATGAACTGCAGATCGGCATGACGGTTATCGACTTGGATCGCCCTTGGACCGATTTACCCTTTATTTTCCAAGAAGTGACTATTAGTACCGAAAAAGAACTCGATGTTTTTCGCCGCTACTGCCAGCACGTATACATTGATTACACCTCGCTAAAGCTCCATCGCGAACAACAAATCGCCAATTTGCGACAACAAATTCGCTATAAAATGGAAGCCAGCAGTGCCCGAAAAGTACAGAAAAGCCTGAAAAAAGAATTACCCAAAGCAAAAAAAGCTTTTGATAGCTCTAAGCACCACATTCAAGAAGTGATGCAGCAGGTACAAAAAGATGGCCACATAAATGTGGAGCAATCAAAAGTACTCGTATCGCAGTGTGTTAGCAGCATTTTGAGCAATCCCAGCGCCATGTTTTGGATGACCAAAATTAAAGACCAAGACGAATACACTGCCGAACACTGCCTGCGCGTCGGGATTCTAGCCATTACTTTTGGGCGCCATTTGCAGCTTTCTGAAGAAGAATTACACCTCTTAGGATTATGTGGCATGCTCCACGATGTGGGAAAAATGAAGATCCCCAATTCTATTTTAAATAAACAAAGCGCCTTGACCGAGCAAGAGTTTGATATCGTCAAGGAGCATGCGGTATTGGGCTATATATTCCTGAAAGAACACGGCGGTATTGATGAAGTAGTCTGCACCGCAGCTTATAACCACCACGAAAGCCTGGTTGGCGATGGTTATCCCCGTCAGCTAGATGCTGCTTATTTGAGCGTCTACGACAAGATTATTGCGATAGTTGATAGCTACGATGCGATGACGAGCGATCGTTGCTACCGCAAAGGAATGTCGCCGGAAAAAGCTACCGCTATTTTGTATAAAGAAGCCAATCATCGCTACGACAAATATTTGGTGAAAGAATTTATTAAAATGGTTGGCGTCTATCCTGTTGGCTCTTTAATTAAACTTAACAACGGTTTCTACGCGATTGTGTTATCGGTAAATCCGGATAGCAAATTGGCGCCAGTAGTAGAAATCATTGCAGACGAAAACAAAATACCACTCAAACGAAGAATTGCCTTCGATCTATCCAAGCAGAAAAAATATAAAGGACAAGTCTTAAAAATTGCCTCTAGTGTTTCTGACACCGAAATCGATCTTGAGGTCAGTAACTACATCGAGAAAGCTGTCGCTATCTAA
- a CDS encoding YheT family hydrolase, with product MNQAIAKKQIKIQQVDFQPPFWAKNCHVQSLLGTVKFRRPLLIKKAKTMLAASREILLEAGTDETGAEVKLQSFFSPQPDPKTTTVILIHGWEGSHESLYLLSSANSLYQAGYQVLRLNLRDHGSSHHLNRALFHSNRLHEVVNAVRFAQQNLEFDNTHLIGFSLGGNFATRIAEQANSNHIRLNKTLAICPAINPMDILHQLENGLSFYHDYFIKKWKRSLRKKQQHFPDSYNFEQIYPMKSMRQMTEHLLQLFGDYQSAEEYFNGYALSGEKLQNLDSDVTILMSKDDPVINYQDTFSLTQNEYLQIYSSQYGGHCGFIKNAKLESWADDFILQQLA from the coding sequence ATGAATCAAGCCATAGCAAAAAAGCAGATAAAAATTCAGCAAGTTGATTTTCAACCGCCTTTTTGGGCAAAAAACTGCCATGTGCAATCACTATTAGGTACCGTTAAATTTCGTCGGCCCTTGTTGATCAAGAAAGCAAAAACCATGCTTGCAGCCAGTCGGGAAATTTTATTGGAAGCAGGCACCGATGAAACCGGAGCTGAAGTAAAGCTACAAAGTTTTTTCTCACCGCAGCCAGATCCTAAAACCACTACCGTGATTTTGATCCATGGTTGGGAAGGCAGCCACGAATCACTCTACTTGTTGTCCTCAGCCAATAGTCTCTATCAAGCTGGTTATCAAGTATTGCGATTAAACTTGCGGGATCATGGCAGCAGCCACCATCTTAATCGCGCACTGTTTCATTCCAATCGACTACACGAAGTGGTTAACGCCGTTCGCTTCGCCCAACAAAACTTGGAGTTTGACAATACTCACCTGATAGGTTTTTCGTTAGGCGGCAATTTTGCTACTCGAATCGCTGAGCAAGCCAATAGTAACCACATTCGGCTTAACAAAACCCTCGCCATTTGCCCAGCCATCAACCCAATGGATATTTTGCACCAACTGGAAAATGGCTTGAGCTTTTATCACGATTATTTTATCAAGAAATGGAAACGCTCTTTGCGCAAAAAGCAGCAACACTTTCCCGATTCTTACAACTTTGAACAGATCTATCCGATGAAATCCATGCGCCAAATGACGGAACATTTGCTACAACTGTTTGGCGACTATCAAAGTGCAGAAGAATACTTCAATGGCTACGCTCTAAGCGGTGAAAAACTGCAAAACTTGGACTCCGACGTGACCATTTTAATGAGTAAAGACGACCCGGTCATTAACTATCAAGACACCTTTAGCCTTACTCAAAATGAGTACCTACAAATTTATTCCAGTCAATATGGCGGTCACTGCGGGTTTATCAAAAATGCCAAACTTGAAAGCTGGGCCGATGATTTTATTTTGCAACAGTTAGCTTAA
- a CDS encoding DUF11 domain-containing protein translates to MNSTLAKSFVRLGTFALLLTMANQVKTEEPYTVTIDDTDIWTGTNVTNFLNADSSVSSEPTAVQLQVNTTTGSVNGAVAYLATNPNGDPEINVNIAAQDAQQAILTWTFSSGILPLGVNNPSMTLRDVDSNVNGVLETPAGSSNEFCDRLEIRAFDINNLPVPASSFSVATGTGPTTFSEVPPSAGTPANSFVIEGTSNNGPGTPEAIVSVNANSVGSIVMIYEQCEDPDTDRPGALGIVNGLDGFSIFTTDLTLRKQWVDAAVNDTATVSVSGGTITVNDLDSTANAAAEIDSGVATEVISGVDYTISETLGAANGRTYDSSLSCTGSGDTDVADGVLTPSASDTNVICTYLNDARVADVSVTKTDSTSTYTPGAAFSYVIRVDNNGPDTVDGLVVTDTLPTAMARASWNCSASGGALCPNANGTGSISETISVFPNGGQIIYTVTGNYPASPAGY, encoded by the coding sequence ATGAACAGTACTCTAGCTAAGAGCTTTGTGCGTTTGGGCACTTTTGCTTTGCTGTTGACGATGGCCAATCAAGTTAAAACCGAAGAGCCTTATACAGTAACAATCGATGATACGGATATCTGGACTGGAACAAATGTTACTAACTTTTTAAACGCTGATAGCAGTGTTTCTAGCGAGCCAACAGCAGTACAACTGCAAGTGAATACCACTACTGGCTCGGTAAACGGCGCTGTGGCTTACCTTGCGACTAATCCCAACGGTGACCCTGAAATCAACGTCAATATCGCGGCTCAGGATGCTCAGCAGGCGATACTGACTTGGACATTTAGTTCTGGCATCTTACCTTTAGGGGTCAACAATCCTTCGATGACACTAAGGGATGTCGATAGTAACGTTAACGGAGTTTTAGAAACCCCAGCAGGTTCGTCCAATGAATTTTGTGATCGCCTTGAAATACGCGCCTTTGACATTAATAACCTACCGGTGCCTGCAAGTAGTTTTAGTGTGGCCACTGGCACTGGCCCTACTACCTTTTCTGAAGTTCCACCATCCGCTGGGACGCCAGCGAATAGTTTTGTTATCGAGGGGACTTCTAACAATGGGCCAGGAACACCGGAGGCAATTGTTAGCGTTAATGCTAATAGTGTTGGCTCTATCGTTATGATTTACGAGCAGTGCGAAGATCCGGATACCGACAGACCGGGCGCCCTAGGTATTGTCAATGGTCTAGATGGTTTTTCAATTTTTACCACCGACCTAACTCTACGCAAACAATGGGTTGACGCGGCAGTAAATGATACTGCTACGGTTAGTGTTTCCGGAGGAACCATTACCGTTAATGACTTAGACTCTACTGCTAACGCGGCTGCGGAAATCGACTCAGGAGTCGCTACCGAAGTGATTTCTGGAGTGGACTATACCATTAGCGAAACTTTGGGAGCTGCTAATGGTAGAACTTATGATAGCAGTTTGAGCTGTACAGGTTCGGGCGATACGGACGTTGCTGATGGAGTTTTAACTCCATCAGCTTCGGATACCAATGTGATCTGCACTTATCTTAATGATGCGAGAGTCGCTGATGTGAGTGTCACCAAAACTGACAGCACTTCAACCTACACCCCAGGCGCAGCCTTTAGCTATGTTATTAGGGTCGATAACAATGGCCCTGATACGGTTGATGGCTTAGTTGTTACGGATACTTTGCCAACTGCGATGGCCCGAGCTAGCTGGAACTGTAGCGCTTCTGGCGGTGCGCTATGCCCAAATGCCAATGGCACAGGCTCCATTAGCGAAACCATCAGTGTTTTCCCCAATGGGGGACAAATTATTTATACCGTCACTGGAAATTACCCAGCATCTCCCGCTGGCTACTAG
- the tpiA gene encoding triose-phosphate isomerase gives MVRTKLIAGNWKMNGDSRSIKQLMDGIKEQLDPAWQSEVLVCAPAVYLPLVVDFVGISGIKVGAQNLSQQAQGAFTGEISAAMLSDVGGQYVLVGHSERRSLYGENSKLVAEKFNAALTKGLIPVLCVGETLEEREAGTTMTVVKGQIDAVIEQYGIETLGQGVIAYEPVWAIGTGKTASPEQAQAVHADIRAHLAQFDAQIAHKTRILYGGSMNPTNAEQLLAQPDIDGGLIGGASLKAEQFIAICKAAG, from the coding sequence ATGGTAAGAACGAAGCTTATCGCTGGCAATTGGAAAATGAATGGTGATAGCCGCTCCATTAAGCAATTAATGGATGGCATCAAAGAGCAGTTAGATCCTGCTTGGCAGAGCGAAGTATTAGTCTGTGCGCCAGCCGTTTATTTGCCCTTAGTAGTTGATTTTGTTGGAATTTCTGGCATAAAAGTGGGTGCGCAAAACCTCTCACAGCAAGCGCAAGGTGCTTTTACGGGCGAGATCAGCGCGGCCATGCTATCGGATGTCGGCGGGCAATATGTGTTGGTCGGACATTCTGAGCGACGTAGCTTATACGGTGAAAACTCGAAGTTAGTGGCGGAAAAATTTAATGCCGCTTTGACTAAAGGTTTAATTCCGGTGCTTTGTGTCGGCGAAACCCTTGAAGAGCGCGAGGCTGGCACCACTATGACGGTAGTTAAAGGCCAAATTGATGCCGTGATCGAACAGTATGGCATCGAAACTTTGGGTCAGGGCGTGATTGCCTATGAGCCCGTTTGGGCAATTGGTACGGGAAAAACGGCTAGTCCAGAGCAAGCGCAAGCGGTGCATGCGGACATTCGAGCCCATTTGGCACAATTTGATGCGCAAATAGCGCACAAAACACGAATTTTATATGGCGGAAGTATGAATCCTACTAACGCCGAACAACTTTTAGCGCAACCCGATATAGACGGTGGTCTAATTGGCGGAGCTTCGCTAAAAGCCGAACAATTTATTGCAATATGTAAAGCAGCAGGATAA
- a CDS encoding Na(+)-translocating NADH-quinone reductase subunit A, protein MIKIKKGLDLPIEGQPEQTISDGATVKTVAILGEDYVGMKPTMQVQVGDSVKKGQVIFDDKKTPGVSYTAPAGGTVTAINRGAKRKLLSVVVEIAAQEDAVTFNQYSAEQLAVLERQAIVDQMLASGMWTALRTRPYSKVPAIDSETKAIFVSAIDTNPLAADPEVIIAENAEAFNQGLTLLSTLSNGKVFVATKANSNLNQLDHPKVQYEAFSGPHPAGNVGTHIHFLFPAAADNLVWHIGYQDVIALAKLFTTGELYMDRVVAIGGTMVTKPHLVRTRLGANIDELLVGEETKADNRHLSGSVLNGFHAIDARAFLGRYHNQVSVIKEGREKEFFGWVRPGSDKFSVTRAFISAFLPKKKFAMTTTTGGSERAIMPIGLYERVMPLDILPTQLIRALVTGDTDTAQQLGALELDEEDLALCTFVCPGKYEYGPILRENLTKIEKEG, encoded by the coding sequence ATGATTAAGATTAAAAAAGGCTTGGATTTACCCATCGAAGGGCAACCCGAGCAGACGATCTCAGACGGTGCTACGGTAAAAACCGTTGCCATTCTCGGCGAAGATTACGTTGGCATGAAACCGACCATGCAGGTTCAAGTGGGTGACTCGGTGAAAAAAGGCCAAGTAATTTTCGACGATAAGAAAACTCCAGGAGTATCCTATACTGCTCCAGCTGGAGGTACCGTAACCGCCATTAACCGTGGTGCTAAGCGAAAACTGCTATCAGTAGTGGTAGAAATCGCAGCACAAGAAGATGCGGTAACTTTCAATCAATATTCTGCCGAGCAGTTAGCAGTTCTTGAGCGCCAAGCGATCGTCGATCAAATGTTAGCCTCAGGAATGTGGACAGCGCTGCGCACTCGTCCTTATTCCAAAGTTCCGGCGATTGACAGTGAAACCAAAGCGATTTTCGTTTCAGCCATCGATACTAACCCATTAGCGGCTGATCCTGAGGTGATTATTGCAGAAAATGCCGAAGCCTTTAACCAAGGCTTAACTTTGCTAAGCACCTTAAGCAACGGTAAAGTTTTTGTAGCTACTAAGGCTAACAGTAACCTCAATCAATTGGATCACCCTAAAGTTCAATACGAAGCTTTCTCAGGGCCACATCCAGCGGGCAACGTCGGTACTCATATTCATTTCTTGTTCCCTGCTGCGGCGGATAACTTAGTTTGGCATATTGGCTACCAAGACGTAATTGCGCTGGCAAAATTGTTTACCACGGGCGAGCTTTATATGGATCGCGTGGTCGCCATTGGCGGTACTATGGTCACTAAACCGCACTTAGTACGCACTCGCCTAGGCGCTAATATCGATGAATTGTTAGTCGGCGAAGAAACTAAAGCCGATAACCGCCATTTGTCCGGTTCGGTCTTAAACGGTTTCCATGCGATTGACGCGCGTGCTTTCCTCGGTCGCTATCACAATCAAGTCAGCGTAATTAAAGAAGGACGTGAAAAAGAGTTCTTTGGCTGGGTAAGACCTGGCTCGGACAAGTTTTCCGTAACGCGCGCCTTTATTTCTGCATTTTTGCCGAAGAAAAAATTCGCCATGACCACCACCACCGGCGGCTCGGAACGTGCCATCATGCCAATTGGTTTATATGAGCGAGTAATGCCGCTGGACATTTTGCCGACCCAATTGATTCGCGCTTTGGTCACTGGTGATACGGATACCGCTCAGCAGCTTGGCGCGTTGGAGCTGGATGAAGAAGATTTAGCTTTATGTACTTTTGTTTGCCCTGGCAAATATGAGTATGGCCCAATTCTTCGTGAAAACTTAACGAAAATTGAGAAGGAAGGCTAA